The DNA segment GCGGCGAGATCCTGTTCCAGGGTCGCGAGCTGACCAGCATGCGACCTGCGCAGCTGCGCCAGTTGCAGGGCAACCGCATCGCGATGATCTTCCAGGATCCGATGATGACGCTCAACCCGGTGATGCGGGTGGACGCCCAGATGGTCGAGGCGGTGCGCGCGCACAGCCCGGCGAGCCACAAGCAGGCGCGCGAACTGGCGCGCGACACGCTAGGCATGATGGGCATCCCCAGCCCGGAGGAGCGCCTGCGCGCCTATCCGCACCAGCTCTCCGGCGGCATGCGCCAGCGCGTGGCGATTGCCATCGCCATGCTGCACCGGCCCGACCTGATCATTGCCGACGAGCCCACCACCGCGCTGGACGTCACCATCCAGGCGCAGATCCTGTCCGAGGTGCAGAAGCTGGCGCGCCAGCATGGCACCGCGCTGATCTGGATCACGCACGACCTGTCCGTGGTGGCCGGGCTGGCCGATGAGGTCGCCGTGATGTACGCCGGGCGCATCGTCGAGCAAGGTCCGGTCGATGCCGTGCTGGACCATCCGCTGCACCCCTACACCGCCGGCCTGATCGGCAGCTTGCCCAGCCTGAACCAGCGCGGCCAGCGGCTGCGCCAGATCCCCGGCATGACGCCCAACCTGCTGGCGATGCCGCCCGGCTGCGCCTTCGCGGCGCGCTGCCCGCGCGTCTCCGAGGCGTGCGCGCAGGCGCCCGCCATCACCTCGCCGCAGGCCCTGCGCCAGGTGCGCTGCTTCCATCCGGGCCAACCGGCCATTGCCGCGGAGTTCGCATGAAGCCGACTGAACACGCTGCCGGCGAGCAGCCGCAATTACCCGCCCTGATCGATGCCCGCCATCTCGCCAAGCGCTTCGGCGAGCAGCATCCCGGCCGCATTGGCCGCGCGCTGCAGCGCATGGGCTGGTCGGTACCCGCGCCGGTCACGCACGCCGTGGACGGCGTGGACCTGCAGATCCGCCGTGGCGAAGTGGTCGGCCTGGTCGGCGAATCCGGCTGCGGCAAGTCCACGCTTGGCCGCATGGTGGCCGGCCTGCTGCAACCTTCGTCGGGCGAAATACGCGTGGACGGCCAGAGCATCGAGGGCCTGGACGCCAGCGCCCGCCGCGCACTGCGGCTAAAAATCCAGATGGTGTTCCAGGATCCGTACGCCAGCCTCAACCCGCGCCTGCGCGTGGACCGCATCGTCGGAGAAGGCGCGCGCCTGCACGGCCTGGTGGACGCTGCCGGCTTCGACGACTACGTGAGCGCCCAACTGGAGCGCGCCGGGCTGGACCCGGCCCTGCGCCAGCGCTACCCGCATCAGTTCAGCGGCGGGCAGCGCCAGCGCATCGGCATAGCACGCGCGCTGGCCGTGCAGCCAGAACTGCTGGTGTGCGACGAAGCGGTGGCCGCACTGGACGTGTCGATCCAGGCGCAGGTGCTCAACCTGTTCATGGACCTGCGCGAGCAGCTTGGCCTGACCTATCTCTTTATCAGCCACGACCTTGGCGTGGTCGAGCATGTATCGGACCGCGTGGTCATCATGTACCTGGGCCGCGTGGTGGAGAGCGCGCCGACGCAAGACATCTTCCGGCAGCCCAACCACCCGTACACACAGGCGCTGCTGGCGGAAATCCCGCGCCTGGACGCGCGCCACAAGACCTTCACCGCCATCAAAGGCGAGATCCCCAGCCCGCTGGCGCCGCCACCGGGCTGCCACTTCCATCCGCGCTGCCCGCATGCCATGGCGCGCTGCCGGACCGAGGTGCCGCGCCTGCGCGGCATCGCCGTGAACCATCTCAGCGCCTGCCACCTGAACGAGGGTGGCTAACGGTTGGCCATCCGTTGGCTAACTATTGGCTAACTGTTGGCCAATGTGCGCCACATCTCTCAACCCTTCTCACGCCCCGAGGAAACCTGCCCATGAAACGCCTGCTGTCCCTCTCGATCAGCGCCGCCGTTGCCGCCATGCTCTGCGCCGGCGCGGCCTGCGCGCAGTCCCTGTCGATTGCTTTTGCCGATCCGCTTTCTTCGCTGGACCCGCAGCTCAACAACCATGCGGGCGACCGCTCCGTCGACCTGCATTTCTGGGACCTGCTGATCGAGAACAAGGACAACAAGCTGCAGCCGGGGCTGGCCCTGTCGTGGAAAGCGCTGGATGACAAGACCTGGGAGTTCAAGCTGCGCCGCGACGTGAAGTGGCAGGACGGCAAGCCTTTCGGCGCGGAGGACGTGATCTTCTCCTACCAGCGCGCGCGCAATGTGCCGGGCAGCGTGGCGTCGTACGCGGGCTACCTGCGCACCATCGAGTCGATGAATGCCAAGGATCCGTACACCCTGGTCATCAAGACCAATATCCCGAACCCGGACCTGCCCCTGAACCTGGCCTCGATCCATATCGTCAGCAAGCACGTCGGCGAGAAGTCCAGCACCGAGGACTACAACAGCGGCCGCGCCATGGTCGGCACCGGTCCGTACAAGTTCATCTCCTACACGCCGGGCGATCGTGTGATGATGGCGCGCAATGATGGCTACTGGGGCGGCAAGCCGGCCTGGCAGCAAGTCAGCTACCGCTACATCAACAACGGCCCGGCGCGCACCGCCGCGCTGTTGTCCGGCGACGTCGATGTGATCGACAAAGTCTCGGTGTCGGACCTGGCCAAGCTCAAGCAATCGCCCAATATCAGCGTGTTTCCCTATGCCGGCCTGCGCGTGATGCTGCTGCAGCCGAGCTTCAAGCCCGGCCCCAATCCGTACATCACTGACAACGCCGGCAAGCCGCTGGACAAGAACCCGCTGCTGGACGTACGTGTGCGCCGCGCCCTGTCGCTCTCCATCAACCGGCAGGCGGTGGTGGGCCGCATCCTGCAGAACACCGCCAGCGTAGCCAACCAGTGGATGCCGAAAAACACCTTCGGCTACAACCCGGAGGTCAAGGACATCCCCTTTGATCCGGAGCAAGCCAGGAAGCTGCTGGCCGAGGCCGGGTTCAAGGATGGCTTCAAGCTGACCATCCATGCACCCAACGACCGCTATCCGCAAGGCCCGGAGACCGCGCAGGCGGTTGCCCAGTTCTGGACCCGCATCGGCGTCAAGACCCAGGTGGAAGTGGTGCCCTGGTCGGTCTACTCTGGCCGCGCCAACAAGAACGAATACGCGGTCAGCATGCTGGCCTGGGGCAACGGCACCGGCGAGGCCAGCTATGCGCTGGTCAACGTGCTGGCCACCGTGGATGCCAAGAAAGGCCTGGGCGCCTCCAACTGGGGCCACTACAGCAACCCGGCCGTGGACAAGGCCCTGGACGAATCCACCGCCGAGTTCGATGTGCCCAAGCGCGAGGCCATCCTGCGCCGCTCGGTCAAGCTGGTGTCGGACGACGTGGGCGTGCTGCCGCTCTACCACTACCAGAACATCTGGGCCGCCAGGAAGGGCCTGAAGGTGGCGCCGATGACCAGCGACCGCACCGCGGCGATG comes from the Cupriavidus basilensis genome and includes:
- a CDS encoding ABC transporter substrate-binding protein, whose product is MKRLLSLSISAAVAAMLCAGAACAQSLSIAFADPLSSLDPQLNNHAGDRSVDLHFWDLLIENKDNKLQPGLALSWKALDDKTWEFKLRRDVKWQDGKPFGAEDVIFSYQRARNVPGSVASYAGYLRTIESMNAKDPYTLVIKTNIPNPDLPLNLASIHIVSKHVGEKSSTEDYNSGRAMVGTGPYKFISYTPGDRVMMARNDGYWGGKPAWQQVSYRYINNGPARTAALLSGDVDVIDKVSVSDLAKLKQSPNISVFPYAGLRVMLLQPSFKPGPNPYITDNAGKPLDKNPLLDVRVRRALSLSINRQAVVGRILQNTASVANQWMPKNTFGYNPEVKDIPFDPEQARKLLAEAGFKDGFKLTIHAPNDRYPQGPETAQAVAQFWTRIGVKTQVEVVPWSVYSGRANKNEYAVSMLAWGNGTGEASYALVNVLATVDAKKGLGASNWGHYSNPAVDKALDESTAEFDVPKREAILRRSVKLVSDDVGVLPLYHYQNIWAARKGLKVAPMTSDRTAAMMVTRDGK
- a CDS encoding ABC transporter ATP-binding protein, with protein sequence MKPTEHAAGEQPQLPALIDARHLAKRFGEQHPGRIGRALQRMGWSVPAPVTHAVDGVDLQIRRGEVVGLVGESGCGKSTLGRMVAGLLQPSSGEIRVDGQSIEGLDASARRALRLKIQMVFQDPYASLNPRLRVDRIVGEGARLHGLVDAAGFDDYVSAQLERAGLDPALRQRYPHQFSGGQRQRIGIARALAVQPELLVCDEAVAALDVSIQAQVLNLFMDLREQLGLTYLFISHDLGVVEHVSDRVVIMYLGRVVESAPTQDIFRQPNHPYTQALLAEIPRLDARHKTFTAIKGEIPSPLAPPPGCHFHPRCPHAMARCRTEVPRLRGIAVNHLSACHLNEGG
- a CDS encoding ABC transporter ATP-binding protein; this translates as MTAPDINHAVPTLEVRHLRTHFETRAGVLPAVDDVSFTVPRGRILGLVGESGSGKSVTGFSIMGLVDPPGRVVGGEILFQGRELTSMRPAQLRQLQGNRIAMIFQDPMMTLNPVMRVDAQMVEAVRAHSPASHKQARELARDTLGMMGIPSPEERLRAYPHQLSGGMRQRVAIAIAMLHRPDLIIADEPTTALDVTIQAQILSEVQKLARQHGTALIWITHDLSVVAGLADEVAVMYAGRIVEQGPVDAVLDHPLHPYTAGLIGSLPSLNQRGQRLRQIPGMTPNLLAMPPGCAFAARCPRVSEACAQAPAITSPQALRQVRCFHPGQPAIAAEFA